The Tenebrio molitor chromosome 3, icTenMoli1.1, whole genome shotgun sequence genome contains a region encoding:
- the Bet1 gene encoding BET1 homolog, which yields MRRAHAGNYYEPLAQTSNEVEDENDRMTNELRDKIGVLKSLSIDIGTEVRYQDKLLADVDDDMDRTRGFLGNTMNRVLRLSKGSHNYYILYLFLFSLFVFFVLYIVIKFR from the coding sequence ATGAGGAGGGCCCACGCGGGGAATTACTACGAGCCCTTGGCCCAAACTTCCAACGAGGTTGAGGATGAAAATGACCGAATGACCAACGAGTTGAGAGACAAGATCGGTGTGCTGAAGTCGCTGTCGATCGACATAGGAACTGAGGTCAGATATCAAGATAAATTGTTGGCTGACGTGGACGACGATATGGACAGGACTAGGGGTTTTCTGGGGAATACCATGAACAGAGTGTTGAGGTTGTCCAAAGGGTCGCACAATTATTACATcctgtatttatttcttttctcattatttgtattttttgtactATATATTGTGATAAAATTTaggtaa